From Megalobrama amblycephala isolate DHTTF-2021 linkage group LG24, ASM1881202v1, whole genome shotgun sequence, the proteins below share one genomic window:
- the LOC125259970 gene encoding protein NLRC3-like isoform X1: MRRRAASPVSSHVSMKSKDSICQPPDLSNGTVTSNTRMKQRTTSQISSFVSMKSNDSICQPPNLSNGIMTSYPVGEGEDLTCTSSSCQSHIRQHNKAAALQTHTLLWDSHPPADDVLHRVKETHKTRMKNKYETLFEGIKLQENQTLLNRIYTQLYIIEGESEGVNEEHEVVQMEKPTRTKRSQETLIYCNYIFKPSPKPGCEEKDQIKTVLTKGIAGIGKTVSVQKFILDWAEGKANQDVDFMFVLPFRELNLIRDHQYSLHRLLLDFHPELQDLNSKIYEECKVVFIFDGLDESRITLMFSDAQKISDVTDISSVGVLMSKLMKGELLPSAHIWITSRPAAANQIPSKYINRLTEIQGFNDPQKEEYLRKRISDEHQASRIISHIRRARSIHIMCHIPVFCWISATVLQKLLKEDLSAEIPHTLTEMYIHFLLIQINMRNQKYEERDPEKLLQSNREVIVKLAEVAFNQLMKGNVMFYEEDLRESGIDVTDASVYSGICTQIFKEESVIFQRKVYSFIHLSFQEFLAAFYVFYSHVIKKKESLQLFLGSSYEIYRSEDNSLCELLKPAVYKTLNSENGHLDLFLRFLLGVSLESNQRLLEDLLIRTENSSESIKKTTCYIKDKIKDSRFLLDSRSINLFLCLLEMKDQTLFTEIQEFVKSDKHSEEKLSPAHCSAIAYMLQMSEEPLDELDLRKYNTSDVGRERLLPAVNNCRKVILAGCNLSDECCESAALVLQSSDSLLRELDLSNNNLQDRKNSPQSQLEKPSMAPVLQSSDPLSREQDSTNLQELGENMPQCQLRKLRFVISQVRYQKSSKK, from the exons ATGAGACGGAGAGCAGCATCTCCAGTATCCAGCcatgtgtctatgaagagtaAAGATTCAATTTGTCAGCCTCCTGATCTCAGTAATGGAACAGTGACCTCTAACACCAG AATGAAACAGAGAACAACATCTCAAATATCCAGCTTTGTGTCTATGAAGAGTAATGACTCCATTTGTCAGCCTCCTAATCTCAGTAATGGAATAATGACCTCTTACCCTGT TGGCGAAGGAGAAGATCTGACCTGCACTTCTTCCTCCTGTCAGAGCCACATCAGGCAGCACAACAAAGCAGCAGctctgcagacacacacactgctgTGGGATTCTCACCCACCAGCAGATGATGTCCTGCACAGAGTAAAAGAGACTCACAAAACCAGAATGAAGAACAAGTATGAGACTTTATTTGAAGGAATCAAACTGCAAGAGAATCAAACCCTGCTGAACAGGATCTACACACAGCTCTACATCATAGAGGGAGAgagtgaaggagtgaatgaagaaCATGAGGTTGTACAAATGGAGAAACCAACCAGAACAAAACGCTCACAAGAAACTCTAATCTACTGTAATTACATCTTTAAACCCTCACCTAAACCAGGATGTGAGGAGAAAGACCAGATCAAGACTGTTCTTACTAAAGGCATTGCTGGAATCGGAAAAAccgtctctgtgcagaagttcattctGGACTGGGCCGAGGGAAAAGCCAATCAGGATGTAGATTTCATGTTTGTGCTTCCATTTCGAGAGCTGAACTTGATCCGAGATCACCAGTACAGTCTTCACAGACTTCTGCTGGACTTTCATCCTGAACTTCAAGATCTGAACTCAAAGATTTATGAGGAGtgtaaagttgtgttcatctttgatggtctaGATGAAAGCAGAATCACACTGATGTTTTCAGATGCTCAGAAAATTTCTGATGTGACTGACATTTCATCAGTGGGTGTGTTGATGTCAAAGCTCATGAAAGGAGagctgcttccctctgctcacatctggatcacctccagaccagcagcagccaatcagatccccTCCAAATACATCAACCGTCTGACAGAGATACAGGGATTCAATGACCCTCAGAAGGAGGAATATTTaaggaagagaatcagtgatgAGCATCAAGCCAGCAGAATCATCTCACACATCAGAAGAGCACGAAGCATCCACATCATGTGTCACATACCcgtcttctgctggatctcagccaCTGTGCTTCAAAAGCTCCTGAAAGAAGATCTGAGTGCAGAAATCCCTCACACTCTGACTGAAATGTACATCCACTTCCTGCTGATTCAGATCAACATGAGGAATCAGAAGTATGAAGAGAGAGATCCAGAGAAACTCTTGCAGTCCAACAGAGAAGTGATTGTGAAACTTGCTGAAGTGGCTTTCAATCAGCTGATGAAGGGCAATGTGATGTTCTATGAGGAGGACCTGAGAGAGAGCGGCATAGACGTCACTGATGCCTCAGTGTATTCTGGGATTTGCACCCAGATCTTTAAGGAGGAATCTGTGATTTTTCAGAGGAAAGTCTACAGCTTCATACATCTGAGTTTTCAGGAGTTTCTTGCTGCTTTCTATGTGTTTTACTCCCATGTAATTAAGAAGAAAGAATCACTACAGTTGTTTCTGGGCAGTTCATATGAGATATACAGGTCTGAGGACAACTCTCTGTGTGAACTACTAAAACCAGCAGTTTATAAAACTCTTAACAGTGAAAACGGACACCTAGATCTTTTTCTCAGGTTCCTGCTGGGTGTCTCACTGGAGTCCAACCAGAGACTTTTAGAGGATCTACTGATAAGAACAGAGAACAGCTCAGAGAGCATTAAGAAAACCACATGCTACATTAAAGACAAAATCAAAGATAGTCGTTTTCTCTTAGATAGCagatccatcaatctgttcctCTGTCTGCTGGAAATGAAGGATCAGACTCTGTTCACAGAGATTCAGGAGTTTGTGAAATCAGACAAACACTCAGAAGAGAAACTCTCTCCTGCTCACTGCTCAGCAATTGCCTACATGCTTCAGATGTCGGAGGAGCCGCTGGATGAGTTGGACCTCAGGAAATACAACACATCAGATGTGGGTAGAGAAAGACTTTTACCCGCTGTGAACAACTGCAGAAAAGTTAT ACTTGCAGGCTGTAATCTCAGTGATGAATGCTGTGAAAGTGCGGCCTTAGTTCTACAATCATCAGACTCTCttctgagagagctggatctgagtaaCAATAACCTGCAGGACAGAAAGAACAGTCCACAGAGTCAACTGGAGAAACCAAG